Proteins encoded by one window of Porphyrobacter sp. YT40:
- a CDS encoding complex I NDUFA9 subunit family protein encodes MPTSSPLSGQLVTIFGGTGYIGNYVAQALLARGARVRLASRSPYKAQDLKPLANLGQLQMMPCDITKEEHVAAALDGASHVVNLVGAFEGDLVKLMGEAPGTIARLSAAGGVKALVHVSAIGADASSSTDYARGKALGEERVAAAFPTATILRPSIVFGKDDNFLNLFGGMIELFPVLPVFGPQAKLQLVYADDVAEAVAVALEHPDRHGGKTFELGGPEQLTMMEIHQRIAAAQGRKRTFLAMPDGLSATFAALPGTPMSRDQWALLKAGNTVAEGAPGLADLGIEARPLGLFLDKWMLRYRKHGRFGAANERAKTRKG; translated from the coding sequence ATGCCCACCTCCTCTCCGCTTTCCGGCCAGCTGGTCACGATCTTCGGCGGCACCGGCTATATCGGCAACTATGTCGCGCAGGCGCTGCTCGCGCGCGGGGCGCGGGTGCGACTGGCGAGCCGCTCGCCCTACAAGGCGCAGGACCTGAAGCCGCTCGCCAATCTCGGCCAGCTCCAGATGATGCCTTGCGACATCACCAAGGAAGAGCATGTCGCCGCCGCGCTCGACGGAGCGAGCCATGTGGTGAACCTCGTCGGCGCGTTCGAGGGCGATCTTGTCAAGCTGATGGGCGAGGCACCCGGCACGATCGCGCGGCTCTCCGCCGCGGGCGGGGTCAAGGCGCTGGTGCATGTCAGCGCGATCGGGGCGGATGCGTCATCCTCCACCGATTACGCGCGCGGCAAGGCGCTGGGCGAGGAGCGGGTCGCGGCAGCCTTTCCCACGGCTACGATCCTGCGCCCCTCGATCGTGTTCGGCAAGGACGACAATTTCCTCAACCTGTTCGGCGGGATGATCGAACTCTTTCCGGTGCTCCCCGTGTTCGGCCCGCAGGCGAAGCTGCAACTGGTCTATGCAGATGACGTCGCCGAGGCGGTCGCTGTGGCGCTGGAGCATCCCGACCGGCACGGCGGCAAGACCTTTGAACTGGGCGGGCCCGAACAGCTGACCATGATGGAGATCCATCAGCGCATCGCCGCGGCGCAGGGGCGGAAGCGCACCTTCCTCGCCATGCCCGATGGCCTCTCGGCGACCTTCGCGGCGCTGCCCGGCACCCCGATGAGCCGCGACCAGTGGGCGCTGCTGAAGGCGGGCAACACCGTGGCGGAGGGTGCGCCGGGGCTTGCCGATCTGGGGATCGAGGCCAGGCCGCTGGGCCTGTTCCTCGACAAGTGGATGTTGCGCTATCGCAAGCATGGCCGCTTCGGCGCGGCGAACGAGCGGGCCAAGACGCGCAAGGGCTAG
- a CDS encoding M50 family metallopeptidase gives MQQLVAPGSQGEAIGRLVVAGLLVAMLPALPFGNYLAYPFYILTTWFHEMGHGLTAMVLGQSFHQLVIFPNGSGYAEYSLGGSASRLVPAAIAAGGPLAPSMVGALLIVASAHPRAWRPVLWLVLAAILLSTLIWVRSATGWWALLVVAGVLGLVAWRGSPSVDRFTLQFLGLLGVYSGFGDWRYLFTERVTMNGQAVLSDTGAIAAAIGPPYWFWAGVILVASAIMVGAALRYALADKRLRPPPRKPPANVLQFRR, from the coding sequence GTGCAGCAGCTGGTCGCACCCGGCTCGCAAGGCGAAGCCATCGGCCGGCTGGTGGTCGCCGGATTGCTGGTGGCGATGCTGCCCGCACTGCCTTTCGGCAACTATCTCGCCTACCCGTTCTATATCCTGACGACCTGGTTTCACGAGATGGGCCACGGGCTGACCGCGATGGTGCTGGGCCAGTCCTTCCATCAACTGGTGATCTTCCCCAATGGCTCGGGCTATGCCGAATACAGCCTCGGCGGCAGCGCCTCGCGCCTCGTACCCGCCGCGATTGCCGCAGGCGGCCCGCTCGCGCCGAGCATGGTGGGCGCGCTGCTCATCGTCGCCAGCGCCCATCCGCGCGCATGGCGGCCGGTGCTGTGGCTGGTGCTCGCCGCGATCCTCCTCAGCACGCTGATCTGGGTGCGCTCGGCCACCGGCTGGTGGGCGCTGCTGGTGGTGGCAGGTGTGCTGGGTCTGGTCGCCTGGCGCGGCTCGCCCAGCGTTGACCGCTTCACCCTGCAATTCCTCGGCCTGCTGGGCGTCTACAGCGGCTTCGGCGACTGGCGCTACCTGTTCACCGAGCGGGTGACGATGAACGGGCAGGCGGTCCTGTCGGACACCGGCGCGATCGCGGCGGCGATCGGCCCGCCCTACTGGTTCTGGGCCGGGGTAATCCTCGTGGCCTCGGCGATCATGGTCGGCGCGGCGCTGCGCTACGCCCTCGCCGACAAGCGCCTGCGGCCCCCGCCGAGAAAGCCGCCCGCCAACGTGCTGCAGTTCCGCCGCTGA
- a CDS encoding AI-2E family transporter encodes MAHQPHRTEELQHASFLIILAVVTLLMAVIVWPFAQPLLWAALAAIMFQPLYKQALIQTRGRRNPAAGLSLMIIFFVIMVPALWVATMVAEQAIVLLAALQEQPIDLAAWFDQAHGMLPEVARDAIDRAGWADVAKVQARLQELLTESAGMIAGQAVSIGSGALGFLLSLGVGLYVMFFLLRDGERIGRVVLRAVPVERSIADRLANRFLGIVRATIKGTGVVALVQGALAWITLLIAGVPSALLFGVVTVFFALVPVIGAGAVWLPAGLWLLISGETWQGIFVLLVGFFVISSADNVLRPVLVGRDTGIPDWIILVTTLGGLSLVGFSGIVLGPLVAGLFLASWSILREQREEDAEAERLEEDESGIRVDASGHAPPEGEAG; translated from the coding sequence ATGGCCCATCAGCCCCACCGCACCGAGGAATTGCAGCACGCCAGCTTCCTGATCATCCTCGCGGTGGTCACGCTGCTGATGGCCGTCATCGTCTGGCCCTTCGCCCAGCCGCTGCTGTGGGCCGCGCTGGCGGCGATCATGTTCCAGCCGCTCTACAAGCAGGCGCTGATCCAGACCCGCGGGCGGCGCAATCCGGCGGCGGGGCTGAGCCTCATGATCATCTTCTTCGTGATCATGGTTCCGGCGCTGTGGGTTGCGACGATGGTTGCGGAACAGGCCATCGTGCTTCTCGCCGCCTTGCAGGAACAGCCGATCGATCTTGCGGCGTGGTTCGATCAGGCCCACGGAATGCTGCCAGAAGTCGCACGCGACGCGATCGACCGCGCCGGCTGGGCCGACGTGGCGAAAGTGCAGGCCCGCTTGCAGGAACTGCTCACCGAAAGCGCCGGGATGATCGCGGGGCAGGCCGTGTCGATCGGCAGCGGCGCGCTTGGCTTTCTGCTGTCCCTCGGCGTCGGCCTTTATGTGATGTTCTTCCTGCTCCGCGATGGCGAGCGCATCGGACGCGTCGTGCTGCGCGCGGTTCCGGTCGAACGCAGCATCGCCGACCGGCTGGCGAACCGCTTCCTCGGCATCGTGCGCGCCACGATCAAGGGCACCGGGGTGGTCGCGCTGGTGCAGGGCGCGCTGGCGTGGATCACCCTGCTGATCGCAGGCGTGCCCTCCGCCTTGCTGTTCGGGGTGGTGACAGTGTTCTTTGCGCTGGTGCCGGTGATCGGCGCGGGCGCGGTGTGGTTGCCGGCTGGGCTGTGGCTGCTGATCTCGGGCGAGACATGGCAGGGCATCTTCGTGCTGCTGGTGGGCTTCTTCGTCATCTCCTCGGCCGACAACGTGCTGCGCCCCGTTCTGGTCGGCCGCGACACCGGGATTCCCGACTGGATCATCCTCGTCACCACGCTGGGGGGCCTCAGCCTCGTCGGCTTTTCGGGCATCGTGCTCGGCCCGCTGGTGGCCGGGCTGTTCCTCGCCAGCTGGTCGATCCTGCGCGAACAGCGCGAAGAGGACGCCGAGGCCGAGCGCCTGGAAGAGGACGAGAGCGGTATCCGGGTCGATGCCTCGGGCCATGCGCCGCCCGAAGGCGAGGCGGGCTGA
- the gyrB gene encoding DNA topoisomerase (ATP-hydrolyzing) subunit B — MSDTNNPAPQKLPNANEYGADSIKVLKGLDAVRKRPGMYIGDTDDGSGLHHMVFEVSDNAIDEALAGHCDLVLIELNPDGSVSVEDNGRGIPTGMHSEEGVSAAEVIMTQLHAGGKFENTSDDNAYKVSGGLHGVGVSVVNALSEWLELTIWREGKEHWMRFEHGDSVAPLEVKGDAPKASGNADANGFKKGTRVTFKASHDTFKNVTEFDFEKLEHRYRELAFLNSGVRIKLRDKRHEDVVEHDLYYEGGIAAFVKYLDRNKQPLIPEPIAVSAEKDGIGIDVALEWNDSYYENVLAFTNNIPQRDGGTHLAAFRTALTRTLNNYAERSGMLKKEKVSLSGEDMREGLTAIVSVKLPDPKFSSQTKDKLVSSEVRSPLETLMGEKMTEWLEENPNEARSIIQKVIDAAAAREAARRAREMSRKGAMSVASLPGKLADCQERDPAKSELFLVEGDSAGGSAKQGRDRKTQAILPLKGKILNVERARFDRIISSKEVGTLIQAMGTGIRDEFNLEKLRYHKIVIMTDADVDGAHIRTLLLTFFHRQMPEIIKAGHLFIAQPPLYKVSKGRSEVYLKDQAALDRYLVDAGLQGRVLETQGGARGGEDLRALVDSALRLKNLLAFVPRRYDSGIVEQMALTGALEPGLAGDALAAALERAAGRLGAGDREARWSASQREDGTVVFERLWRGVTDVHEIDGRFLSSTEAHKLHSLAAAQADAYASPVSLVRAGDVAEEPEPETPPADDPLAGEAEEAAAPPPATFDGTISRPTQLLDAIFAAGRKGLAIARYKGLGEMNAEQLWETTLDPEARVLLQVKVEDADVTDEIFTRLMGDIVEPRREFIQDNALNVANLDV, encoded by the coding sequence ATGAGCGATACCAACAATCCTGCCCCGCAAAAGCTGCCCAACGCCAACGAATATGGCGCCGATTCGATCAAGGTTCTCAAGGGCCTCGATGCGGTGCGCAAGCGCCCGGGCATGTATATCGGCGATACCGACGATGGCTCCGGCCTGCACCACATGGTGTTTGAGGTCAGCGACAACGCGATCGACGAGGCGCTGGCGGGGCATTGCGACCTCGTTCTGATCGAGCTGAACCCCGATGGCAGCGTCTCGGTCGAGGATAACGGGCGCGGCATTCCCACCGGAATGCACAGCGAGGAAGGCGTTTCGGCCGCCGAAGTCATCATGACGCAGCTGCACGCGGGCGGGAAGTTCGAGAACACCTCGGACGACAATGCCTACAAGGTTTCGGGCGGGCTGCACGGCGTGGGCGTTTCCGTGGTCAACGCGCTGTCCGAATGGCTGGAGCTCACCATCTGGCGCGAGGGCAAGGAGCACTGGATGCGCTTCGAGCACGGCGATTCGGTCGCCCCGCTCGAAGTGAAGGGCGATGCGCCCAAGGCCAGCGGCAATGCCGACGCCAACGGCTTCAAGAAGGGCACCCGCGTCACCTTCAAGGCCAGCCACGATACCTTCAAGAACGTCACCGAATTCGATTTCGAGAAGCTCGAACACCGCTACCGCGAACTCGCCTTCCTCAACTCCGGCGTGCGCATCAAGCTGCGCGACAAGCGGCACGAGGATGTGGTCGAGCACGATCTCTATTACGAAGGCGGCATCGCGGCCTTCGTCAAATATCTCGACCGCAACAAGCAGCCGCTCATCCCCGAGCCGATCGCCGTTTCGGCGGAGAAGGACGGGATCGGGATCGATGTCGCGCTGGAATGGAACGATTCCTATTACGAAAACGTCCTCGCCTTCACCAACAACATCCCGCAGCGCGACGGGGGCACGCACCTTGCCGCCTTCCGCACCGCGCTGACCCGCACGCTCAACAATTATGCCGAGCGTTCGGGGATGCTGAAGAAGGAGAAGGTGAGCCTGTCGGGCGAGGATATGCGCGAAGGCCTGACCGCGATCGTCAGCGTCAAGCTGCCCGACCCGAAATTCTCCAGCCAGACCAAGGACAAGCTGGTCAGCTCCGAAGTGCGCTCGCCGCTCGAAACCCTGATGGGCGAGAAGATGACCGAGTGGCTTGAGGAAAACCCCAATGAAGCCCGCTCGATCATCCAGAAGGTGATCGACGCCGCTGCCGCGCGCGAAGCGGCGCGCCGCGCGCGCGAAATGAGCCGCAAGGGCGCAATGAGCGTCGCCTCGCTGCCGGGCAAGCTCGCCGATTGTCAGGAACGCGATCCGGCCAAGTCTGAGCTGTTTCTGGTCGAAGGGGACTCCGCAGGCGGCTCGGCCAAGCAGGGGCGTGACCGCAAGACCCAGGCGATCCTGCCGCTGAAGGGCAAGATCCTCAACGTCGAGCGCGCGCGCTTCGACCGGATCATTTCCTCGAAGGAGGTCGGCACCCTCATTCAGGCGATGGGCACCGGCATCCGCGACGAGTTCAACCTCGAAAAGCTGCGCTACCACAAGATCGTTATCATGACCGACGCCGACGTCGACGGCGCGCATATCCGCACGCTGCTGCTGACCTTCTTCCACCGCCAGATGCCCGAGATCATCAAGGCCGGGCACCTCTTCATCGCCCAGCCGCCGCTCTACAAGGTCTCCAAGGGGCGGAGCGAGGTCTATCTCAAGGATCAGGCCGCGCTCGATCGCTATCTGGTCGATGCCGGGCTGCAAGGCCGGGTGCTGGAAACGCAGGGCGGCGCGCGCGGGGGCGAGGATCTGCGCGCGCTGGTCGATTCGGCGCTGCGGCTCAAGAACCTGCTCGCCTTCGTTCCGCGCCGCTATGACAGCGGGATCGTGGAGCAGATGGCACTGACGGGCGCGCTCGAGCCGGGGCTGGCGGGCGATGCACTGGCCGCCGCGCTCGAACGGGCTGCCGGACGCCTCGGCGCGGGCGACCGCGAAGCCCGCTGGAGCGCGTCGCAGCGCGAGGACGGCACCGTCGTGTTCGAACGCCTGTGGCGCGGTGTCACCGATGTCCACGAGATCGACGGGCGCTTCCTTTCCAGCACCGAAGCGCACAAGCTCCACAGCCTCGCCGCGGCGCAGGCCGATGCCTATGCCTCGCCCGTCAGTCTCGTGCGCGCAGGCGACGTGGCCGAAGAGCCCGAGCCCGAAACGCCCCCCGCCGACGATCCGCTCGCCGGAGAGGCCGAGGAAGCCGCCGCGCCGCCGCCCGCCACCTTCGACGGCACGATCAGCCGCCCGACGCAGCTGCTCGACGCGATCTTCGCCGCCGGGCGCAAGGGGCTGGCGATCGCCCGCTACAAGGGTCTGGGCGAAATGAACGCGGAACAGCTGTGGGAGACCACGCTCGACCCCGAGGCGCGCGTGCTGTTGCAGGTCAAGGTCGAGGATGCCGACGTGACCGACGAGATTTTCACCCGCCTGATGGGCGACATCGTCGAACCACGGCGCGAGTTCATTCAGGATAATGCCCTTAACGTGGCGAATCTCGACGTCTAG